The following are encoded together in the Glycine max cultivar Williams 82 chromosome 8, Glycine_max_v4.0, whole genome shotgun sequence genome:
- the LOC100788718 gene encoding uncharacterized protein isoform X1, whose product MAVVEFEPQQLRLFIPNFLSLDECKELEFIHKSSSTVGYRPNVFSTTLSHLIATNSSHFIIPFIPIRERLKDKLEEFFKCEYELFIEFTGLISWSRGASIGWHSDDNRPYLKQRHFSAVCYLNTYGKDFSGGLFHFQDGEPKSIVPKAGDVVMYTADDRNIHSVDEITEGERLTLALWFSRDGSHDEDMKLISLLSQHLLHENVADSYLPLPASSNMYWFSKDQASNYQFGFNISWARLHVLGYDIYISQDSSCESDVFELLVKPVRLVRDNELLDQEFVNIMHALQVVHFYCWKGSALLNNMSNIDSKVLKVTEVQREKISGLNSVLLNDNDFASKVFCNMPSEEKGCICFDWSEVLAAVAAWEDYASNLSKQIHLQLPYWRMHESIYNVQLE is encoded by the exons ATGGCCGTGGTTGAGTTTGAACCTCAACAACTACGCCTCTTCATCCCCAACTTCCTCTCCCTCGATGAATGCAAA GAATTGGAATTCATCCATAAGAGTAGCAGCACGGTGGGTTACAGACCCAATGTCTTCTCCACCACTCTCTCCCATCTCATTGCTACCAACTCTTCCCACTTCATCATTCCTTTTATACCCATCAGag AAAGGTTGAAAGACAAGTTAGAGGAGTTTTTCAAGTGTGAGTATGAGCTCTTCATTGAATTCACTGGTTTAATCAG TTGGAGTAGAGGAGCAAGCATTGGATGGCATAGTGATGATAACAGGCCCTACCTCAAACAACGCCACTTCTCA GCAGTATGCTATTTGAATACTTATGGCAAGGATTTCAGTGGTGGACTCTTTCACTTCCAGGATGGTGAGCCCAAGTCAATTGTGCCAAAAGCCGGA GATGTTGTGATGTACACAGCTGATGACCGTAACATTCATTCTGTTGATGAG ATAACTGAGGGAGAAAGGCTCACACTTGCTTTATGGTTCAGTCGTGATGGCTCCCATGATGAGGATATGAAGCtcatttctcttctttcacaacACCTGCTACATGAGAACGTGGCTGATTCATACCTACCTTTGCCAGCATCCAGTAATATGTACTGGTTTTCTAAGGACCAAGCTTCCAATTATCAATTCGGTTTTAATATATCCTGGGCTAGACTGCATGTTCTTGGATACGACATATATATTTCTCAAGACAGTAGCTGTGAGTCTGATGTCTTTGAATTACTGGTAAAGCCAGTGCGTTTAGTGAGGGATAATGAGTTGTTAGACCAGGAATTCGTCAATATTATGCATGCACTTCAG GTTGTCCATTTCTATTGTTGGAAAGGATCAGCTTTACTGAACAACATGTCAAATATAGACTCCAAGGTACTAAAAGTGACAGAGGTACAGAGAGAGAAAATCAGTGGTCTGAATTCTGTACTTTTGAATGATAATGATTTTGCATCCAAAGTTTTCTGTAATATGCCTTCGGAAGAAAAGGGATGCATTTGCTTTGACTGGTCAGAAGTTCTAGCTGCAGTTGCTGCTTGGGAAGATTATGCGTCAAACTTAAGCAAACAAATTCATTTACAGTTGCCTTACTGGAGAATGCATGAGTCTATATATAATGTGCAATTAGAGTAG
- the LOC100788718 gene encoding uncharacterized protein isoform X2 produces the protein MAVVEFEPQQLRLFIPNFLSLDECKSSSTVGYRPNVFSTTLSHLIATNSSHFIIPFIPIRERLKDKLEEFFKCEYELFIEFTGLISWSRGASIGWHSDDNRPYLKQRHFSAVCYLNTYGKDFSGGLFHFQDGEPKSIVPKAGDVVMYTADDRNIHSVDEITEGERLTLALWFSRDGSHDEDMKLISLLSQHLLHENVADSYLPLPASSNMYWFSKDQASNYQFGFNISWARLHVLGYDIYISQDSSCESDVFELLVKPVRLVRDNELLDQEFVNIMHALQVVHFYCWKGSALLNNMSNIDSKVLKVTEVQREKISGLNSVLLNDNDFASKVFCNMPSEEKGCICFDWSEVLAAVAAWEDYASNLSKQIHLQLPYWRMHESIYNVQLE, from the exons ATGGCCGTGGTTGAGTTTGAACCTCAACAACTACGCCTCTTCATCCCCAACTTCCTCTCCCTCGATGAATGCAAA AGTAGCAGCACGGTGGGTTACAGACCCAATGTCTTCTCCACCACTCTCTCCCATCTCATTGCTACCAACTCTTCCCACTTCATCATTCCTTTTATACCCATCAGag AAAGGTTGAAAGACAAGTTAGAGGAGTTTTTCAAGTGTGAGTATGAGCTCTTCATTGAATTCACTGGTTTAATCAG TTGGAGTAGAGGAGCAAGCATTGGATGGCATAGTGATGATAACAGGCCCTACCTCAAACAACGCCACTTCTCA GCAGTATGCTATTTGAATACTTATGGCAAGGATTTCAGTGGTGGACTCTTTCACTTCCAGGATGGTGAGCCCAAGTCAATTGTGCCAAAAGCCGGA GATGTTGTGATGTACACAGCTGATGACCGTAACATTCATTCTGTTGATGAG ATAACTGAGGGAGAAAGGCTCACACTTGCTTTATGGTTCAGTCGTGATGGCTCCCATGATGAGGATATGAAGCtcatttctcttctttcacaacACCTGCTACATGAGAACGTGGCTGATTCATACCTACCTTTGCCAGCATCCAGTAATATGTACTGGTTTTCTAAGGACCAAGCTTCCAATTATCAATTCGGTTTTAATATATCCTGGGCTAGACTGCATGTTCTTGGATACGACATATATATTTCTCAAGACAGTAGCTGTGAGTCTGATGTCTTTGAATTACTGGTAAAGCCAGTGCGTTTAGTGAGGGATAATGAGTTGTTAGACCAGGAATTCGTCAATATTATGCATGCACTTCAG GTTGTCCATTTCTATTGTTGGAAAGGATCAGCTTTACTGAACAACATGTCAAATATAGACTCCAAGGTACTAAAAGTGACAGAGGTACAGAGAGAGAAAATCAGTGGTCTGAATTCTGTACTTTTGAATGATAATGATTTTGCATCCAAAGTTTTCTGTAATATGCCTTCGGAAGAAAAGGGATGCATTTGCTTTGACTGGTCAGAAGTTCTAGCTGCAGTTGCTGCTTGGGAAGATTATGCGTCAAACTTAAGCAAACAAATTCATTTACAGTTGCCTTACTGGAGAATGCATGAGTCTATATATAATGTGCAATTAGAGTAG